In Silene latifolia isolate original U9 population chromosome 3, ASM4854445v1, whole genome shotgun sequence, a single window of DNA contains:
- the LOC141649928 gene encoding F-box/FBD/LRR-repeat protein At1g13570-like: MASSKSVETNDDLISSMPAIVTDKILKHLPLAIAAKTSILSRTWRRNWLSCPYLVFDVAFWDGFSKLDDSVNWHKGSNIMSSVLFHHNGRVDSFYLDLRPADLQIDKNVSLSQWLSLLSRNCPRKITLISWAGEWSSLVIMPSYIFHCKELMKLKLQCFVLYAPPLDFKGFSHLKRLELLYMKFNNGIDMLWSLIAKCPCLVFLRLENCLGMNILDIDHAPSLEKLIIKGPFDSLRLKKVPRLIDVSLSSTKSKMSDTKTAVATINSLASSYKLKCLAIEGGINKSLPVAFNHLDKLCLTDLTLTDTDVFCFSLGMLQSCPFIKDLEISHNRNSEEADLCSLCRLPQPPMLFRTSITGSNAELKLIEYLLAISVVLENLFFKCEKLDAASELKGIALENLSNSID; this comes from the exons ATGACTTGATCAGCAGCATGCCCGCGATTGTGACTGATAAGATCTTAAAACACTTGCCGCTTGCTATAGCGGCAAAGACGAGTATACTCTCAAGAACATGGAGGCGTAATTGGTTATCTTGTCCATATCTCGTGTTTGATGTAGCTTTCTGGGATGGGTTTTCCAAGTTAGATGATAGTGTTAATTGGCACAAGGGAAGTAACATAATGAGCAGCGTACTCTTCCATCACAATGGACGTGTAGATAGTTTTTATCTTGACCTCAGGCCCGCAGATCTACAGATCGATAAAAACGTGAGTCTAAGCCAGTGGCTTTCTTTATTATCAAGAAACTGTCCGAGAAAGATTACTCTGATTAGTTGGGCTGGAGAATGGTCGAGTCTTGTGATTATGCCTTCTTATATTTTCCACTGTAAAGAGTTGATGAAGCTTAAACTTCAGTGCTTTGTTCTATATGCTCCTCCATTAGACTTTAAGGGCTTTTCTCATCTAAAGCGCCTTGAGCTGCTTTACATGAAATTTAACAATGGTATTGATATGCTTTGGAGTTTGATTGCAAAGTGTCCCTGCCTCGTTTTCCTGAGGCTTGAGAATTGTCTTGGCATGAATATTCTTGATATTGATCATGCTCCGAGCCTTGAAAAGTTGATTATCAAAGGTCCATTTGACTCTCTTCGTCTCAAGAAAGTCCCTCGTCTTATTGATGTGTCACTATCTTCGACTAAATCGAAGATGAGTGACACTAAAACAGCAGTAGCCACCATCAACAGCCTTGCTAGCTCGTATAAACTGAAGTGCCTTGCAATTGAAG GTGGGATAAATAAATCACTTCCGGTAGCATTTAACCACCTCGATAAACTATGTCTGACGGATCTGACTTTAACTGATACGGATGTATTTTGCTTCAGTCTTGGTATGCTTCAAAGCTGCCCCTTCATCAAGGATCTTGAAATTTCT CACAATCGAAATTCTGAAGAGGCAGACCTATGTTCTCTTTGCAGATTACCTCAACCACCGATGTTGTTCAGGACAA GTATTACAGGATCTAATGCAGAGCTGAAACTGATCGAGTATTTGCTTGCTATATCTGTGGTGCTCGAGAACTTGTTTTTCAAGTGTGAAAAACTCGATGCTGCTTCCGAGCTTAAG GGAATTGCTTTAGAAAATCTCAGTAACTCCATTGATTAA
- the LOC141649929 gene encoding uncharacterized protein LOC141649929 — translation MNEYVEQAEDYIIENVVRTSVSPLVTATYGRPPSEKNKRCYIDRDVGGANERLMNDYFVDRPLYPEAMFRRRFRMRRSLFLRIVEGVAAVEPYFQHEPDCTGKLHASPIQECTAALRQLAYGVAADSMDEYIKIGESTARMCLKKFVEGVRRAFTEQYLRRPTVADSQRLLRDGARRGFPGMMGSIDCMHWQWKNCPRAWKGLYQGRNKSTTVILEAVASGDLWIWHAFFGTPGACNDINVLNRSPVFDDIYQGKAPEVTYNVNGHTYNMGYYLTDGIYPK, via the coding sequence ATGAACGAGTATGTCGAGCAAGCAGAAGATTATATTATTGAGAATGTGGTTAGAACAAGTGTTTCTCCGCTTGTTACCGCTACATATGGGAGGCCTCCATCTGAAAAAAATAAGAGATGTTATATTGATCGAGATGTGGGTGGTGCAAACGAAAGGCTAATGAATGACTATTTCGTTGATCGTCCATTGTACCCTGAAGCTATGTTCCGGCGTAGATTTCGTATGCGACGTTCTCTTTTCCTTCGGATCGTTGAAGGTGTCGCTGCCGTAGAGCCATACTTTCAACATGAACCGGACTGCACCGGAAAACTACATGCTAGTCCTATCCAAGAATGCACAGCTGCCTTGAGACAGTTGGCATACGGAGTAGCAGCTGACTCAATGGATGAGTACATCAAAATTGGTGAATCTACTGCAAGGATGTGTTTAAAGAAATTTGTGGAAGGTGTTAGAAGAGCATTCACCGAACAGTACTTAAGAAGGCCGACAGTGGCAGATTCACAACGTCTCCTTCGCGATGGCGCGAGGCGAGGTTTTCCTGGCATGATGGGCAGTATCGATTGTATGCATTGGCAATGGAAAAATTGTCCACGAGCATGGAAAGGATTATACCAAGGAAGAAATAAGTCGACGACGGTAATCTTAGAAGCGGTAGCCTCGGGTGACTTGTGGATTTGGCATGCGTTTTTCGGAACGCCGGGAGCCTGCAATGACATTAATGTGTTGAATCGCTCTCCTGTATTTGATGATATCTATCAAGGCAAGGCTCCCGAGGTTACATATAATGTAAATGGCCATACATACAATATGGGATATTACCTCACAGATGGGATATATCCTAAATAG
- the LOC141648382 gene encoding F-box/FBD/LRR-repeat protein At1g13570-like isoform X3, with product MASSESLESVETNNDLISTMPVIVTDKILKLLPLTIAAKTSILSRTWRRNWLSCPYLVFDGAFWGGFSKLDDSVKWHKGSNIISSVLFHHNGRVDSFYLALRPQNAKNADLVVAKNASLSQWLSLFSRTCPRKIVLLNWAGKWSNLVIMPSYLFHCNELVKLKLQCFVLNAPPFDFKGFPHLKRLELLCMKFNNGIDMLWSLIAKCPCLVFLRLENCLGMDILDIDAPSLEKLIIKGAFDSLRLKKVPRLITVLLCSTNLEMSDTETAVASINSLASSCELQCLVIEGNLSKFLAAGGINKSLPLAFNHLDKLCLTDLTLADTDVFCFTVGMVQSCPFIKDLEISVSIFLLTNF from the exons ATGGCTTCGTCCGAGTCTCTTGAAAGTGTTGAAACAAACAATGATTTGATCAGCACCATGCCTGTGATTGTGACAGATAAAATCCTAAAACTACTGCCGCTTACCATAGCGGCAAAGACCAGTATACTCTCAAGAACATGGAGGCGTAATTGGTTATCTTGTCCATATCTCGTGTTTGATGGAGCTTTCTGGGGCGGGTTTTCCAAGTTAGATGATAGTGTTAAATGGCACAAAGGAAGTAACATAATCAGCAGCGTACTCTTCCATCACAATGGACGTGTAGATAGTTTTTATCTTGCGCTCAGGCCacaaaatgcaaaaaatgcagaTCTAGTGGTCGCTAAAAATGCGAGTCTAAGCCAGTGGCTTTCTTTATTCTCAAGAACCTGTCCGAGAAAGATTGTTCTGCTTAATTGGGCTGGAAAATGGTCTAATCTTGTGATCATGCCTTCTTACCTTTTCCACTGCAACGAATTGGTAAAGCTTAAACTTCAGTGCTTTGTTTTAAATGCTCCTCCATTTGACTTTAAGGGCTTTCCTCACCTAAAGCGCCTTGAGCTGCTTTGCATGAAATTTAACAATGGCATTGATATGCTTTGGAGTTTGATTGCAAAGTGTCCCTGCCTCGTTTTTCTGAGGCTTGAGAATTGTCTTGGCATGGATATTCTTGATATTGATGCTCCGAGCCTTGAAAAGTTGATTATCAAAGGTGCATTTGACTCTCTTCGACTCAAGAAGGTCCCTCGTCTTATTACTGTGTTACTATGTTCGACTAATTTGGAGATGAGTGACACTGAAACAGCAGTAGCCTCCATCAACAGTCTTGCTAGCTCGTGTGAACTGCAATGCCTTGTAATTGAAGGTAACTTATCAAAG TTCTTGGCTGCAGGTGGGATAAACAAATCACTTCCGTTAGCATTTAACCACCTGGATAAACTATGTCTGACGGACTTGACTTTAGCCGATACTGATGTATTTTGCTTCACTGTTGGCATGGTTCAAAGCTGCCCCTTCATCAAGGATCTTGAAATTTCTGTGAGTATCTTCCTTTTAACAAACTTTTAA
- the LOC141648381 gene encoding F-box/FBD/LRR-repeat protein At1g13570-like, which yields MKTSGIFLFGYNLVCIMSFFWLIIFRLNFSKVDLTSCDFSAQMASSESLESVETNNDLISTMPVIVTDKILKLLPLTIAAKTSILSRTWRRNWLSCPYLAFDRAFWDGFCKLDDSVNWHKGSNIISNVLCHHNGRIQSIDIDLRLGDVDLLVDKSASLSQWLSLLSRTYQRKIVLINWAKEWSDVVIMPSYIFLCTELINLKLDCFILNAPPFDFKGFPHLKCLELLYLKFNNGIDMLWSLIAKCPCLVFLRLENCLGMDILDIDAPSLEKLIIKGAFDSLRLKKVPRLIDVSLCSTKSKMSDTETAVASISSLASSSELQCIVIEGNLSKFLAAGGINKSLPVAFNHLQKLCLTGLILTDTDVFCFTLGMIQSGPFMKNLEISMTSTTDVVPDKYEYPINDYKLGRLRTVKIMDITGSNAELKLIEYVLAISLVLENLFFKCEKLDAASELKVLRQLIRLPRASAKAQFICLGE from the exons ATGAAAACCTCAGGCATATTTCTGTTTGGTTATAATCTTGTCTGCATAATGTCGTTCTTCTGGTTAATCATTTTCAGGTTAAACTTCTCCAAGGTTGACTTGACCTCTTGCGATTTTTCAGCTCAAATGGCTTCGTCCGAGTCTCTTGAAAGTGTTGAAACAAACAATGATTTGATCAGCACCATGCCTGTGATTGTGACAGATAAAATCCTAAAACTACTGCCGCTTACCATAGCGGCAAAGACTAGTATACTCTCAAGAACATGGAGGCGTAATTGGTTATCTTGTCCATATCTCGCGTTTGATAGAGCTTTCTGGGATGGGTTTTGCAAGTTAGATGATAGTGTTAACTGGCACAAGGGAAGTAACATAATCAGCAATGTACTCTGCCATCACAATGGACGTATTCAAAGTATTGATATTGACCTCAGGCTGGGTGATGTGGATCTACTAGTCGATAAAAGTGCGAGTCTAAGCCAGTGGCTTTCTTTATTATCAAGAACTTATCAGAGAAAGATCGTTCTGATCAATTGGGCTAAGGAGTGGTCTGACGTTGTGATCATGCCATCTTACATTTTCCTTTGCACCGAGTTGATAAATCTTAAACTTGACTGCTTTATTCTAAATGCTCCTCCATTTGACTTTAAGGGCTTTCCTCACCTAAAGTGCCTTGAGCTGCTTTACTTGAAATTTAACAATGGCATTGATATGCTTTGGAGTTTGATTGCAAAGTGTCCCTGCCTTGTTTTTCTGAGGCTTGAGAATTGTCTTGGCATGGATATTCTTGATATTGATGCTCCAAGCCTTGAAAAGTTGATTATCAAAGGTGCATTTGACTCTCTTCGTCTTAAGAAAGTTCCTCGTCTTATTGATGTGTCATTATGCTCAACTAAATCGAAGATGAGTGACACTGAAACAGCAGTAGCCTCCATCAGTAGTCTTGCTAGTTCGTCTGAACTGCAATGCATTGTAATTGAAGGTAACTTATCAAAG TTCTTGGCTGCAGGTGGGATAAACAAATCACTTCCGGTAGCATTTAACCACCTGCAAAAACTATGTCTGACGGGCCTGATTTTAACGGATACTGATGTATTTTGCTTCACTCTTGGCATGATTCAAAGCGGCCCCTTCATGAAGAATCTTGAAATTTCT ATGACCTCAACCACTGATGTTGTTCCGGACAAGTATGAGTATCCCATAAATGACTATAAGTTGGGCAGGCTACGTACGGTGAAAATTATGGATATTACTGGATCTAATGCAGAGCTGAAGTTAATCGAGTATGTGCTTGCTATATCACTGGTGCTCGAGAACTTGTTTTTCAAGTGTGAAAAACTCGATGCTGCTTCCGAGCTCAAGGTATTAAGACAGCTGATAAGGCTCCCGAGAGCATCAGCAAAGGCACAGTTTATTTGTTTGGGAGAATGA
- the LOC141648382 gene encoding F-box/FBD/LRR-repeat protein At1g13570-like isoform X2 produces the protein MASSESLESVETNNDLISLMPLIVTDKILKHLPLKIAAKTSVLSRTCRRIWLSCPYLKFDEDFWDGLHKADSTTDWQKGSRIISNILCHHIGCVHSFHLELKPSNADLRFDKMVCLSQWLSLLSRTCPRKIALINCAEEWSSLVIMPSYIFHCTELMKLKLMRFVLNAPPFDFKGFPFLKRLELLCIKFNNGIDMLWSLIPKCPCLVSLRLENCLGMDIVDIDAPSLKMLVISGKFGSLRLKLPRLLCVLLYSTKSEMSDTETAVASINSLASSSELQCLVIEGNLSKLLAGGGINKSLPVAFNHLQKLRLTGLILTDTDVFRFTLGMIQSCPFMKNLEISMTSTTDAVQDKYEYPINDYKLGRLHKVKITGITGSNAELKLIEYVLAISLVLENLFFKCEKLDAASELKVLRQLIRLPRASAKAQFICLGE, from the exons ATGGCTTCGTCTGAGTCTCTTGAAAGTGTTGAAACAAACAACGATTTGATCAGCCTCATGCCTCTGATTGTGACTGATAAGATCTTAAAACACTTGCCCCTTAAAATAGCAGCAAAGACTAGTGTACTCTCACGAACATGCAGGCGTATATGGCTATCTTGTCCGTATCTTAAATTTGATGAAGATTTCTGGGATGGGTTGCATAAAGCAGATTCAACTACTGATTGGCAAAAAGGAAGTCGCATTATAAGCAACATACTCTGCCATCACATTGGATGTGTGCATAGTTTTCATCTTGAGCTCAAGCCAAGTAATGCTGATCTACGATTCGATAAAATGGTGTGTCTAAGCCAGTGGCTTTCTTTACTCTCAAGAACCTGTCCGAGAAAGATTGCTCTGATTAATTGTGCTGAAGAATGGTCTAGTCTTGTGATCATGCCTTCTTACATTTTCCATTGTACCGAGTTGATGAAGCTTAAACTTATGCGCTTTGTTCTAAATGCTCCTCCATTTGACTTTAAGGGCTTTCCTTTCCTAAAGCGCCTTGAGTTGTTATGCATAAAATTTAACAATGGCATTGACATGCTTTGGAGTTTGATTCCAAAGTGTCCTTGCCTCGTTTCTCTGAGGCTTGAGAATTGTCTTGGCATGGATATTGTTGATATTGATGCTCCGAGCCTTAAAATGTTGGTTATCAGTGGTAAATTTGGCTCTCTTCGGCTGAAGCTCCCTCGTCTTCTTTGTGTGTTACTATATTCGACTAAATCGGAGATGAGTGACACTGAAACAGCAGTAGCCTCCATCAACAGTCTTGCTAGCTCGTCTGAACTGCAATGCCTTGTAATTGAAGGTAACTTATCTAAG CTCTTGGCTGGAGGTGGGATAAACAAATCACTTCCGGTAGCGTTTAACCACCTGCAAAAACTACGTCTGACTGGCCTGATTTTAACGGATACTGATGTATTTCGCTTCACTCTTGGCATGATTCAAAGCTGCCCCTTCATGAAGAATCTTGAAATTTCT ATGACCTCAACCACCGATGCTGTTCAGGATAAGTACGAGTATCCCATAAATGACTATAAGTTGGGCAGGCTACATAAGGTGAAAATTACAGGTATTACAGGATCTAATGCAGAGCTGAAGTTGATCGAGTATGTGCTTGCTATATCACTGGTGCTCGAGAACTTGTTTTTCAAGTGTGAAAAACTCGATGCTGCTTCCGAGCTCAAGGTATTAAGACAGCTGATAAGGCTCCCGAGAGCATCAGCAAAGGCACAGTTTATTTGTTTGGGAGAATGA